The following proteins are encoded in a genomic region of Ovis canadensis isolate MfBH-ARS-UI-01 breed Bighorn chromosome 12, ARS-UI_OviCan_v2, whole genome shotgun sequence:
- the LOC138416267 gene encoding immunoglobulin-like and fibronectin type III domain-containing protein 1 yields the protein MAGPGWGHRAGPGGAGGGHGAGDPGALEPIGGRGSGSTAGGGPESQDSEKGSAADHGDARGSWGSGASAGRHLQEPPVSGGESFLQGRGAPEAKTGTEADDGGPGGPRGWGGGPRGLRAGEGPESVGSLGEVGRSSSGARDPRAWTAGRRAPGKAVGPGPWDETGSDPSKTGSHGRPGVLVSGGEQGGEGGPQAAGLTGSDARSHRLSESSGPGGTLEDTDGLRGSGAMGSEPGLWDGSQSSREKAPRGGVGHVGGLGGPGGMESGLGEGSGYPGGAGPAYRAGFSDGLGGPGAAGFSHARGPGGAESWDRAAGSWGSEVPGGMWSGGRDGRGPAGRASEGPASLKDGSGSPDGGPMGGSGVCAEAGGTSRGWGDSGPGGKHLPGGLGQPGTAGSVGRGGLGASAAAETVGEGRAGAEPGDWRGGQAKCMTGVEPEASVWGSLELGLVPGALTGAPRW from the coding sequence atgGCAGGCCCAGGGTGGGGCCACAGGGCTGGCCCGGGGGGCGCTGGAGGCGGCCACGGGGCAGGGGATCCCGGAGCGCTGGAGCCTATAGGAGGACGGGGCTCTGGCTCCACGGCAGGCGGGGGCCCTGAGTCCCAGGACTCTGAGAAAGGGAGTGCTGCTGACCACGGGGATGCAAGGGGCTCCTGGGGCTCAGGGGCGTCTGCAGGCCGGCACCTCCAGGAGCCACCTGTATCTGGGGGTGAAAGCTTCCTCCAGGGGCGCGGGGCTCCTGAGGCCAAAACCGGGACAGAGGCAGATGACGGAGGCCCAGGGggtcccaggggctggggaggcggCCCACGGGGGCTCAGGGCAGGGGAGGGCCCAGAGTCAGTGGGGTCCTTGGGTGAGGTGGGCCGCAGCTCCAGTGGGGCCCGGGATCCCCGGGCCTGGACCGCCGGTCGGAGGGCTCCAGGCAAGGCTGTGGGCCCAGGCCCTTGGGATGAGACTGGGTCTGACCCCAGCAAAACCGGGTCCCACGGCAGGCCTGGAGTGCTAGTGTCCGGTGGGGAGCAAGGGGGTGAGGGTGGCCCCCAGGCGGCGGGGCTGACCGGGTCTGATGCCAGAAGCCACAGGCTCAGTGAGTCTTCAGGCCCTGGTGGGACCCTGGAAGACACAGACGGGTTGAGAGGCTCAGGGGCCATGGGGTCTGAGCCAGGTCTCTGGGATGGGTCCCAGAGCTCCAGAGAGAAAGCACCCAGAGGTGGGGTGGGCCACGTGGGTGGCCTCGGAGGCCCAGGGGGGATGGAGTCTGGGCTGGGTGAGGGCTCCGGGTACCCCGGGGGAGCAGGCCCGGCCTATAGAGCTGGTTTCAGTGATGGCTTAGGTGGGCCAGGAGCCGCAGGATTCAGCCATGCTAGGGGCCCGGGAGGAGCGGAGTCTTGGGACAGGGCTGCTGGCAGCTGGGGCTCAGAGGTGCCCGGGGGCATGTGGTCTGGAGGCAGAGATGGTCGTGGTCCTGCAGGAAGGGCGTCTGAGGGACCTGCAAGCCTCAAGGATGGCTCGGGCAGCCCAGACGGGGGCCCCATGGGCGGGAGCGGGGTGTGTGCAGAGGCTGGGGGCACCTCCAGAGGCTGGGGAGACAGCGGCCCTGGGGGCAAGCATCTTCCTGGCGGCCTGGGCCAGCCTGGGACAGCGGGGTCAGTGGGGAGAGGTGGCCTGGGGGCCTCAGCTGCAGCAGAGACTGTTGGGGAGGGACGCGCAGGGGCAGAGCCGGGGGACTGGCGGGGA